Proteins found in one Zea mays cultivar B73 chromosome 1, Zm-B73-REFERENCE-NAM-5.0, whole genome shotgun sequence genomic segment:
- the LOC100382595 gene encoding F-box only protein 13, with product MEAPRANNGRKRKPTPPAGLGALHDDLLERVLARLPPATYFRLRAVCSRWRAAAASPTFLHACARVPSRDPWFLMLSDSDSGPRPPVAFDAAGRTWNRCHAAPGAAVPVAASAGLVLYRAPATGALTVANPLTGASRALPSPPQAARQLQAIAMYGAGGPYRVALFAGDLPDDLSMAVYDSSSDSWEGPLPLARRPGDSSCPDAPAPDDTVYFLSKSGDVVSTNMQRSASKQYSSSVVVRRDVDGDADAAFAYFLSYSGTVVACDTARRTFAELPRILPVYFEYSIDVVACGAAAYAVVLSEYLGTASLRVWEFAGGAWRQVAAMPPAMSHGFHGTRPDINCVGHGDRLMVCVTSAEANACFMCDVASNQWEELPKYVNADGEASEFLAAFSFEPRVEVTV from the coding sequence ATGGAGGCGCCGCGGGCAAACAACGGCAGGAAGCGCAAGCCCACGCCTCCCGCCGGCCTGGGGGCCCTCCACGACGACTTGCTCGAGCGGGTCCTCGCGCGCCTCCCGCCGGCCACCTACTTCCGCCTGCGCGCCGTCTGCAGCCGCTGGCGCGCCGCCGCGGCGTCCCCGACCTTCCTCCACGCCTGCGCCCGCGTGCCCTCCCGGGACCCGTGGTTCCTCATGCTCTCCGACTCCGACTCCGGGCCCCGCCCGCCCGTCGCCTTCGACGCCGCCGGCCGCACCTGGAACCGCTGCCACGCCGCGCCGGGGGCAGCCGTGCCCGTGGCCGCGTCGGCCGGCCTCGTCCTCTACCGCGCGCCGGCCACGGGCGCGCTCACCGTCGCCAACCCACTCACAGGCGCGTCCCGCGCGCTCCCCTCGCCGCCGCAGGCCGCGCGCCAGCTACAGGCCATCGCCATGTACGGCGCCGGCGGTCCCTACCGCGTGGCCCTCTTCGCGGGCGACCTCCCCGACGACCTCTCCATGGCGGTCTACGACTCCTCCAGCGACTCGTGGGAGGGGCCCCTACCGCTCGCCCGCAGGCCCGGGGACTCCTCCTGCCCCGACGCGCCGGCGCCCGACGACACGGTCTACTTCCTCAGCAAGTCCGGGGACGTCGTGTCCACCAACATGCAGCGCAGCGCGTCTAAGCAGTACTCCTCCTCAGTGGTCGTGCGCCGCGACGTCGACGGCGACGCCGACGCCGCCTTTGCCTACTTCCTCAGCTACTCGGGCACCGTCGTCGCCTGCGACACGGCGCGCCGCACCTTCGCGGAGCTGCCCCGCATCCTCCCCGTCTACTTCGAGTACTCAATCGACGTCGTCGCGTGCGGCGCAGCGGCCTACGCCGTCGTGCTTTCGGAATACCTCGGCACGGCCAGCCTGCGCGTCTGGGAGTTCGCCGGGGGCGCGTGGCGGCAGGTGGCCGCCATGCCGCCCGCCATGTCGCACGGATTCCACGGCACGCGCCCCGACATCAACTGCGTCGGCCACGGCGACCGCCTCATGGTCTGCGTCACCTCCGCCGAGGCCAACGCCTGCTTCATGTGCGACGTGGCCAGCAACCAGTGGGAGGAGCTGCCCAAGTACGTCAATGCTGACGGCGAGGCCAGCGAGTTCCTGGCCGCATTCTCCTTCGAGCCCAGAGTGGAGGTCACCGTATAA